In Ursus arctos isolate Adak ecotype North America unplaced genomic scaffold, UrsArc2.0 scaffold_29, whole genome shotgun sequence, the following proteins share a genomic window:
- the UNC5CL gene encoding UNC5C-like protein, whose amino-acid sequence MCSHESSFQPAQFLLLVGVPVASAVLLVQCLRWHYPRRLLGACWKLDSQEEPVAPPTPLPENESSRQCPPATLPEMAAFYQELHTPTQGQTIVRQLMHKLLVFSAREVDHRGGCLMLQDMGISLLIPPGAVAVGRQERVSLILVWDLLDAPSLSQAQGLVSPVVACGPHGASFLKPCTLTFKHCAQEPSHARTYSSNTALLDAKAWRPLGRPGNHTSRDECRIQLSHFSLYTCVLEAPAGREARKWLQLAVFCSPLAPGQSHLQLRIYFLNNTPCALQWAVANEQPHGGRLRGPCQLFDFTGARGDQCLKLKYISEGWENVDESSCQLVPHLHIWHGKCPFRSFCFRRKAANESDDCSALTNEIIVTMHTFQDGLETKYMEILRFQASEEESWAAPPPVSQPPPCNRLPPELFEQLQMLLEPNSITGNDWRRLASHLGLCGMKIRFLSCQRSPAAAILELFEEQNGSLQELHYLMTVMERLDCASAIQSYLNGTHSGSPAPVRGGAQENDGLELDEKL is encoded by the exons ATGTGCTCCCATGAGAGTTCCTTCCAACCCGCCCAGTTCCTACTGCTGGTGGGGGTCCCGGTGGCAAGTGCCGTCCTTCTGGTCCAGTGCCTTAGATGGCACTATCCTCGCCggctgctgggggcctgctggAAGCTGGATAGCCAAGAGGAGCCAGtggcccctcccactcccctaccAGAAAATGAGTCCTCAAGGCAGTGCCCGCCGGCCACACTGCCGGAGATGGCCGCCTTCTACCAGGAACTGCACACACCCACTCAAGGCCAGACCATCGTCCGTCAGCTGATGCACAAGCTGCTGGTGTTTTCGGCCCGAGAGGTGGATCACCGAGGTGGCTGCCTGATGCTCCAGGATATGGGCATCTCTCTGCTCATCCCGCCAG GAGCTGTGGCTGTGGGCCGCCAGGAGCGGGTGTCACTGATCCTGGTGTGGGACTTGTTGGACGCCCCATCACTGTCCCAAGCCCAGGGGCTGGTGAGCCCTGTGGTGGCATGTGGCCCCCATGGGGCCTCATTCCTGAAGCCCTGCACCCTCACATTCAAGCACTGTGCCCAGGAGCCCAGCCATGCCCGTACCTACAGCAGCAACACAGCCCTGCTCGATGCCAAGGCCTGGAGGCCCCTGGGGCGGCCTGGGAACCACACCTCCCGGGACGAGTGTCGCATCCAGCTCTCCCACTTCAG CCTCTACACCTGTGTGCTGGAGGCACCTGCGGGCCGGGAAGCCCGCAAATGGCTGCAGCTGGCCGTGTTCTGCTCGCCGCTGGCACCGGGGCAGTCCCACCTGCAGCTGCGCATCTACTTTCTCAACAACACACCCTGCGCCCTGCAGTGGGCCGTGGCCAATGAGCAGCCCCATGGTGGGCGCCTGCGTGGGCCCTGCCAGCTCTTCGACTTCACCGGGGCCCGAGGGGACCAGTGCCTGAAGCTCAAGTACATCTCtgagg gtTGGGAGAATGTGGACGAGAGCAGTTGCCAGCTGGTTCCCCATCTTCACATCTGGCATGGAAAGTGCCCCTTCCGCTCCTTCTGCTTCCGGAGAAAAGCAG CCAATGAGAGCGACGACTGCTCAGCACTTACCAATGAGATCATTGTCACCATGCACACCTTCCAGGAT GGCTTGGAGACCAAGTACATGGAAATCCTCAGATTCCAGGCATCAGAGGAAGAATCCTGGGCAGCACCACCCCCGGTCTCTCAACCACCCCCATGCAACAG attgCCTCCAGAGCTCTTTGAGCAACTGCAGATGTTGTTGGAACCGAACAGCATCACAGGCAATGACTGGCGTCGGCTGGCCTCCCATCTGGGGCTCTGCGGCATGAAAATCCG GTTCCTGTCCTGCCAGCGCAGCCCCGCCGCGGCCATCCTGGAGCTGTTCGAGGAGCAGAACGGCAGCCTGCAGGAGCTGCACTACCTCATGACCGTCATGGAGCGGCTGGACTGCGCCTCGGCCATCCAGAGCTACCTAAACGGGACTCACAGCGGCAGCCCGGCGCCGGTCCGCGGGGGTGCCCAGGAGAACGACGGCCTGGAGCTGGACGAGAAGCTCTGA
- the TSPO2 gene encoding translocator protein 2 → MQPQGAIFLALPQLGPILLWLLTRHRMSGWYDNPKKPPWCPPHKVLLAGWITIYFIMGYASYLVWKDLGGGFGRPLALPFCLYAVQLAVSWAVLILFFAAHTHGLALLHLLLLYGLVVTTALIWHPINKLAAVLLLPYLAWLTVTASIAYRLWRDSLCPNHQPQPMGEKSD, encoded by the exons ATGCAGCCTCAAGGCGCCATCTTTTTGGCCCTTCCCCAGCTGGGGCCCATCCTGCTCTGGCTGCTCACCCGTCATCGGATGTCCGGTTGGTACGACAACCCAAAGAAACCGCCCTGGTGCCCACCTCACAAAGTCTTGTTGGCAGGGTGGATCACCATCTACTTTATCATGGG CTATGCCTCCTACCTGGTGTGGAAGGACCTGGGAGGGGGCTTTGGGCGGCCCCTGGCCCTGCCTTTCTGCCTCTATGCTGTGCAGCTCGCCGTCAGCTGGGCTGTCCTGATTCTCTTTTTCGCAGCCCACACCCATGGTCTG gccctgctgcACCTGCTGCTGCTCTACGGACTGGTGGTGACCACAGCGCTGATCTGGCATCCCATCAACAAGCTGGCCGCCGTGCTGCTGCTGCCTTACCTGGCCTGGCTCACCGTGACCGCTTCCATCGCCTACCGCCTATGGAGGGACAGCCTCTGTCCAAACCATCAGCCTCAGCCCATGGGGGAGAAGAGCGACTGA